In Pseudomonas sp. ADAK18, a single window of DNA contains:
- a CDS encoding ABC transporter permease, with product MPDWIIYYAGLIGKGLQTTLSLLVVSAVLGFALAVLVALARLSRRKWLARCAVVYTSALRGTPLLIQIYIFYYGLGSLFAQFPLIRGSFLWPFLRDGYWYIVFALVLSVGAYVGEVIRGGLLAVPKGEMEAASAFGMTPRQALLRVRLPRAMRLLLPTLAGETVMLLKSTALASTIAVVDLLGAANVVRAQTLQIYQPLLLVAGVYLCLTFLIEAMYAIAERRGTPLRRSAG from the coding sequence ATGCCAGATTGGATAATTTATTACGCAGGACTGATCGGCAAAGGCTTGCAGACTACCTTGTCGCTGCTGGTAGTTTCCGCAGTGCTGGGCTTTGCCCTGGCGGTGCTGGTGGCGCTGGCTCGTTTGTCTCGGCGCAAGTGGCTGGCACGCTGTGCCGTGGTCTACACCAGTGCGTTGCGGGGAACGCCGCTGCTGATCCAGATCTACATTTTCTACTATGGCCTGGGCAGTCTCTTCGCCCAGTTCCCGCTGATACGTGGCAGTTTCCTCTGGCCATTCCTGCGGGACGGCTATTGGTACATCGTCTTTGCCTTGGTGTTGTCGGTAGGTGCTTATGTGGGGGAAGTGATTCGCGGTGGCCTGCTGGCCGTACCCAAGGGTGAAATGGAGGCCGCTTCGGCCTTCGGCATGACCCCACGCCAGGCGCTGTTGCGGGTGCGCTTGCCACGGGCCATGCGCCTGTTGTTGCCGACCCTGGCGGGTGAGACGGTGATGCTGCTCAAGTCCACCGCCCTCGCATCGACGATTGCCGTGGTCGACCTGCTGGGCGCCGCCAACGTGGTGCGTGCTCAGACCCTACAGATCTACCAGCCGCTGCTGCTGGTGGCTGGGGTCTACCTGTGCCTGACCTTCCTCATCGAGGCCATGTACGCCATTGCCGAACGACGCGGCACGCCGTTGCGCAGGTCCGCGGGATGA
- a CDS encoding ABC transporter permease produces MPAMFDLLNFSEQGWGNALLKGLWMTLQISAGSFVVGLLIGLVVACAKLSAPRPIALVMRGYTTVFRAVPELLLILLLYYAGSMGLNALMLWLGFAQVNISGPLVAILVLGLVQGAYASEIFRAAILAIPHGQIEAARAFGLSGFGLFRRVTLPIMAPYALAGMSNLWINLIKDSALISVVGTNELLYTAKQAAGSTRHYLLFYLTAAALYYLVTLASNYLSGRLERRIRRWMPVVE; encoded by the coding sequence ATGCCGGCGATGTTCGATCTACTCAATTTCAGCGAACAAGGATGGGGTAACGCGCTGCTCAAAGGGTTATGGATGACCCTGCAGATCTCGGCCGGATCGTTTGTGGTCGGGCTGCTGATCGGCCTGGTGGTGGCCTGTGCCAAGCTCAGTGCACCACGCCCGATTGCCTTGGTGATGCGCGGCTACACCACGGTATTTCGGGCGGTGCCCGAGTTGCTGCTGATTCTGCTGCTGTATTACGCAGGTTCCATGGGACTCAACGCGCTGATGCTGTGGCTGGGTTTTGCCCAGGTCAACATCAGCGGGCCGCTGGTGGCGATTCTGGTGCTGGGGCTGGTGCAGGGCGCGTATGCCTCGGAGATATTCCGGGCGGCAATTCTGGCGATTCCACACGGCCAGATCGAAGCCGCACGAGCCTTTGGCTTGAGTGGTTTTGGCCTGTTCCGTCGGGTGACATTGCCGATCATGGCGCCTTACGCGTTGGCCGGCATGTCCAACCTGTGGATCAACCTGATCAAGGACAGCGCGCTGATCAGCGTGGTCGGCACCAATGAGCTGCTGTACACCGCCAAGCAGGCGGCGGGCTCGACCCGGCATTACTTGTTGTTCTACCTCACGGCCGCTGCCTTGTATTACCTGGTGACATTGGCCTCCAACTACCTGTCCGGACGCCTGGAACGACGTATTCGTCGCTGGATGCCCGTGGTCGAGTGA
- a CDS encoding transporter substrate-binding domain-containing protein gives MTSKRLAKWLSSAVLMLAAGTALAAQTPIVFAVAAEPYPPFTVKGGNGQWSGFEVDLIHKLCEGMKADCQIKEVAWDGIIPSLLAKKIDVIFSSMSVTDEREKQIAFSRAYYDSLLGVAGPKGAEVEISPAGLKGKLIGVQISTVSANYLKKYYENIADLKYYDTQESANADLIAGRIDYMMADDTAIAMMVKTPEAKDLAHIASVPYDPIIGRGVGAGLRKEDTELKARLDKAIGELLVSKDYADLSEKYFGLSVSPCKRSDTPAYVSKVCDSPYAQ, from the coding sequence ATGACTTCCAAACGACTGGCAAAGTGGTTGAGCAGTGCGGTGTTGATGCTGGCGGCCGGTACGGCGCTGGCGGCGCAGACGCCCATCGTGTTTGCGGTGGCAGCAGAACCCTATCCACCGTTCACCGTGAAGGGTGGTAACGGGCAATGGTCGGGTTTTGAAGTGGACCTGATCCACAAGCTCTGTGAAGGCATGAAAGCCGACTGTCAGATCAAGGAAGTGGCGTGGGACGGAATTATTCCTTCGTTGCTGGCGAAGAAGATCGACGTGATTTTCTCGTCGATGTCGGTCACCGATGAGCGTGAAAAGCAGATTGCATTCAGCCGCGCCTATTACGACTCGCTGCTGGGTGTGGCAGGGCCCAAGGGCGCCGAAGTGGAAATCTCCCCGGCGGGCCTCAAGGGCAAGTTGATCGGTGTGCAGATCTCCACCGTCAGCGCCAACTACCTGAAGAAGTACTACGAGAACATCGCCGACCTCAAGTATTACGACACCCAGGAATCGGCCAATGCTGACCTGATCGCTGGGCGCATCGACTACATGATGGCCGACGACACCGCCATCGCAATGATGGTGAAAACCCCGGAAGCCAAGGACCTGGCCCACATCGCCAGCGTGCCGTACGACCCGATCATCGGCCGTGGCGTCGGTGCCGGCTTGCGCAAGGAAGACACCGAACTTAAAGCCCGGTTGGACAAGGCCATCGGCGAGCTGCTGGTGAGCAAGGACTACGCTGACTTGTCCGAGAAGTACTTCGGCCTGTCCGTCAGCCCCTGCAAACGATCGGACACGCCTGCCTACGTGAGCAAAGTCTGCGACAGTCCCTACGCCCAGTAA
- a CDS encoding aminotransferase class I/II-fold pyridoxal phosphate-dependent enzyme produces MRFSPFVERIAGQGVAAWDIHHAAFEASSKGEDVIILSVGDPDFATPSFITDAAIDALRQGDTHYTEISGRLALREAIAKRYSHSLARSLNAENVITVAGAQNALFVTSMCLLQAGDEVLVLDPMYVTYEATLKASGATLVRVPCSAESGFRLDPQLLAAAITPRTRALFFSNPNNPTGVVLNRDELQVIADLAVAHDLWVVVDEVYESLVFDGEYHSLAALPGMAERCIVIGSLSKSHAMTGWRIGWIIATPAMVAHAETLVLSMLYGLPGFIMEAALAAVLAHDQVTQGMRETYRRRRDLVVAGLSGCPGIRVQAPQAGMFVLVDVRDTGLSSLDFAWRLFREAGVSVLDAAAFGEPAQGFVRLSFTLGEARLAEACQRITGFVGKLAGEPQVAPIAKIIAPQPAEARKMIEVIDLHKRFGNIDVLKGISLTAHEGEVISLIGASGSGKSTLLRCINMLEVPDQGSIHVDGESIKLNYGRPGAPLVADAKQLVRIRSTLGMVFQNFNLWPHRTVLENLIEAPTQVLGENRAEAIERAEALLDRVGLAAKRNEYPAFLSGGQQQRVAIARALAMRPKVMLFDEPTSALDPELVGEVLRVIRSLAEEGRTMILVTHEMAFARDVSSKVAFLHQGLIEETGSPDSVFIDPRSERCRQFVNAHQTR; encoded by the coding sequence ATGCGGTTTTCACCCTTCGTTGAGAGAATTGCAGGACAGGGCGTTGCGGCCTGGGACATTCACCACGCTGCGTTCGAAGCCAGCAGCAAGGGCGAAGATGTGATCATCCTCAGTGTCGGTGATCCGGATTTCGCCACACCGTCGTTTATCACCGATGCGGCCATCGACGCCCTGCGCCAGGGCGACACCCACTACACCGAAATTTCTGGCCGCCTGGCGTTGCGCGAGGCCATCGCGAAGCGCTACAGCCATTCCCTGGCGCGCTCACTCAACGCTGAAAACGTCATCACGGTTGCCGGGGCGCAGAACGCGTTGTTCGTCACCTCGATGTGCCTGCTGCAGGCGGGTGATGAAGTACTGGTGCTTGATCCGATGTACGTCACCTACGAAGCCACGCTCAAAGCCAGTGGCGCTACGTTGGTGCGGGTACCGTGCTCGGCAGAGTCAGGTTTTCGCCTTGACCCGCAGTTGCTGGCCGCTGCGATTACGCCGCGTACCCGGGCGCTTTTCTTTTCCAACCCGAACAATCCTACCGGCGTAGTACTCAACCGCGACGAGCTCCAGGTGATTGCCGACCTGGCCGTCGCCCATGACCTGTGGGTGGTGGTGGACGAGGTTTACGAAAGCCTGGTGTTCGACGGTGAATACCACAGCCTGGCTGCGCTGCCGGGCATGGCCGAACGTTGCATCGTGATTGGCAGCCTGTCCAAGTCTCATGCCATGACCGGCTGGCGTATCGGCTGGATCATCGCCACCCCGGCGATGGTTGCCCACGCCGAAACCCTGGTGCTGAGCATGCTTTATGGTTTGCCGGGGTTTATCATGGAAGCCGCCCTGGCTGCGGTGTTGGCCCATGACCAAGTCACCCAGGGCATGCGTGAAACCTACCGCCGCCGCCGTGATTTGGTGGTGGCTGGGCTCAGCGGCTGCCCAGGCATCCGTGTGCAAGCGCCCCAGGCCGGGATGTTCGTGCTGGTGGATGTGCGCGACACAGGCCTCAGCTCCCTGGATTTTGCCTGGCGGCTGTTCCGGGAAGCGGGTGTGTCAGTGCTGGATGCGGCAGCATTCGGCGAGCCGGCCCAAGGCTTTGTGCGACTGTCATTCACCCTGGGTGAAGCTCGCTTGGCCGAGGCCTGCCAGCGCATCACCGGGTTTGTTGGCAAGCTGGCGGGGGAGCCACAGGTAGCCCCGATTGCCAAGATCATCGCGCCACAACCCGCCGAAGCCCGCAAGATGATCGAAGTCATCGACCTGCACAAACGCTTCGGCAATATCGACGTGCTCAAGGGTATTTCCCTGACGGCCCACGAAGGCGAGGTGATTTCGCTGATCGGCGCCAGTGGCTCGGGCAAAAGCACCTTGCTGCGCTGCATCAATATGCTGGAAGTGCCGGATCAGGGCAGCATTCATGTCGACGGCGAAAGCATCAAGCTCAACTACGGTCGCCCCGGCGCACCGCTGGTGGCTGACGCCAAGCAATTGGTGCGGATTCGCTCGACCCTGGGCATGGTGTTCCAGAACTTCAACCTGTGGCCTCATCGTACGGTGCTGGAAAACCTGATCGAAGCACCGACCCAGGTCCTGGGCGAAAACCGTGCCGAGGCCATCGAACGGGCCGAAGCCTTGCTCGACCGCGTGGGCCTGGCCGCCAAGCGCAACGAATACCCGGCATTTCTCTCCGGCGGCCAGCAACAGCGCGTCGCCATCGCCCGTGCCTTGGCCATGCGCCCCAAAGTCATGCTGTTCGACGAACCCACCTCGGCCCTCGACCCGGAACTGGTAGGGGAAGTGCTGCGGGTGATTCGCTCCCTGGCAGAAGAGGGCCGCACCATGATCCTGGTGACCCATGAAATGGCCTTCGCCCGGGATGTCTCCAGCAAAGTCGCGTTTCTGCATCAAGGCTTGATCGAGGAAACCGGCTCGCCGGACTCGGTGTTTATCGATCCACGCAGTGAGCGTTGCCGACAGTTCGTCAACGCGCATCAAACTCGCTAA
- a CDS encoding circularly permuted type 2 ATP-grasp protein has protein sequence MARSFFDEMNDAQGVCRAHYQEFSRWLANTPPELLAQRRREADLLFHRAGITFTLYGDEQDTERLIPFDIIPRSIPASEWSIIERGCIQRVNALNMFLADIYHDQRIIKAGIIPAEQVLANEGYQKAMVGLDLHRDIYSHISGVDLVRDGDGTYYVLEDNLRTPSGVSYMLEDRKMMMRLFPEVFAKQRIAPVDHYPNLLLKTLKSSSRLDNPNVVVLTPGRFNSAFFEHAFLAREMGVELVEGADLFVHDLKVFMRTTDGPKAVDVIYRRIDDAFLDPQAFNPESMLGVPGLVAAYCAGNVVLANAIGTGVADDKSIYPYVPQMIRFYLDEEPILQNVPTFQCRKPEELSHVLANLQDLVVKETQGSGGYGMLVGPASTAAEIEDFRQRIKARPHAYIAQPTLSLSTCPTFVENGIAPRHIDLRPFVLSGKETRLVPGGLTRVALREGSLIVNSSQGGGTKDTWVVEG, from the coding sequence ATGGCTCGATCTTTCTTTGATGAAATGAATGACGCACAAGGCGTTTGCCGTGCGCACTATCAAGAGTTCTCTCGCTGGCTGGCCAATACGCCGCCGGAACTGCTGGCCCAGCGCCGCCGTGAAGCCGATCTGCTGTTTCACCGCGCCGGGATCACCTTCACCCTGTACGGCGACGAGCAGGACACCGAGCGCCTGATCCCCTTCGACATCATTCCCCGAAGTATCCCCGCCAGTGAGTGGAGCATCATCGAGCGTGGCTGCATCCAGCGGGTCAATGCGCTGAACATGTTCCTCGCCGACATCTACCACGACCAGCGCATCATCAAGGCCGGGATCATCCCCGCCGAACAAGTCCTGGCCAACGAGGGCTATCAGAAGGCGATGGTCGGCCTGGACCTGCACCGCGATATCTACTCGCACATCTCCGGCGTCGACCTGGTGCGCGACGGCGACGGTACTTACTACGTGCTCGAAGACAATCTGCGTACGCCCAGCGGTGTCAGCTACATGCTCGAAGACCGCAAGATGATGATGCGCCTGTTCCCGGAAGTGTTCGCCAAGCAGCGCATCGCACCGGTGGACCACTACCCCAATCTGCTGCTCAAGACCCTGAAAAGCTCCAGCCGCCTGGACAATCCCAACGTCGTGGTGCTGACACCGGGCCGGTTCAACAGCGCATTCTTCGAGCACGCGTTCCTGGCCCGGGAAATGGGCGTGGAACTGGTGGAAGGCGCCGACCTGTTCGTCCACGACCTCAAGGTGTTCATGCGCACCACCGACGGCCCGAAAGCCGTGGACGTGATCTATCGGCGCATTGACGACGCGTTCCTCGACCCGCAGGCGTTCAATCCCGAGTCAATGCTCGGCGTGCCTGGCCTGGTGGCCGCCTACTGCGCCGGCAACGTGGTGCTGGCCAATGCCATTGGTACCGGAGTGGCGGACGACAAATCGATCTACCCCTATGTGCCGCAGATGATCCGCTTCTATCTGGATGAAGAGCCGATTCTGCAAAATGTACCGACCTTCCAATGCCGCAAGCCGGAGGAGCTATCCCACGTCCTGGCCAACCTGCAGGACCTGGTGGTCAAGGAAACCCAGGGCTCCGGCGGCTACGGCATGCTGGTTGGCCCGGCTTCCACGGCCGCTGAAATCGAGGACTTCCGCCAGCGGATCAAGGCTCGACCCCACGCCTACATCGCCCAACCGACCTTGAGCCTGTCCACCTGCCCGACCTTTGTCGAAAACGGCATCGCGCCCCGGCATATCGACCTGCGGCCCTTCGTGTTGTCGGGCAAGGAAACCCGCCTGGTGCCCGGTGGTTTGACCCGGGTTGCATTGCGCGAAGGTTCATTGATCGTCAACTCGTCGCAAGGCGGCGGAACCAAGGACACCTGGGTGGTGGAGGGCTGA
- a CDS encoding alpha-E domain-containing protein has product MLSRTAADLYWMSRYLERAENLARMLEVSYSLSLMPQAGRSDGLDELAMSLLSSGTLESYLERHQQLDAERMLHFFALDEENPASIYNCLRAARGNAHAVRGRITADMWENLNATWLEMRSIAAGGLARHGISHFCEWVKERSHLFRGATSGTIMRNDAYRFIRLGTFVERADNTLRLLDARYEMFGEESEEVSDLSARGYYQWSALLRALSSFEAYTELYPNALNARSVSELLLLRSDVPRSLHACIEELSHILADLPGSYGRTAQRLAAEFEARLRYTGIDEILEAGLHSRLTEFIDTVRELAQAIHSSYLEVI; this is encoded by the coding sequence ATGCTGAGTAGAACCGCCGCAGATTTGTATTGGATGTCCCGTTACCTGGAGCGCGCCGAGAACCTGGCGCGCATGCTGGAAGTCAGTTATTCGTTGTCGTTGATGCCCCAGGCCGGGCGCAGCGACGGGCTGGATGAACTGGCAATGTCGTTGCTCAGCAGCGGCACCCTAGAGAGTTACCTGGAGCGTCACCAGCAACTGGATGCCGAACGCATGTTGCACTTTTTCGCCCTGGACGAAGAAAACCCGGCCAGTATCTACAACTGCCTGCGTGCCGCCCGCGGCAACGCCCACGCGGTGCGCGGGCGCATCACCGCCGACATGTGGGAAAACCTCAACGCTACCTGGCTGGAAATGCGCAGCATCGCCGCCGGCGGCCTGGCGCGTCATGGCATCAGCCACTTCTGTGAGTGGGTCAAGGAGCGCTCGCACCTGTTCCGAGGCGCGACGTCCGGGACCATCATGCGCAACGATGCGTATCGTTTCATTCGCCTGGGGACGTTTGTTGAACGGGCCGACAACACCCTGCGCCTGCTGGATGCGCGGTACGAGATGTTTGGCGAGGAGTCTGAGGAAGTCAGTGATCTGTCGGCTCGCGGCTATTACCAGTGGAGCGCCCTGCTCCGCGCCTTGTCATCGTTCGAGGCCTACACCGAGCTTTATCCCAACGCGCTGAATGCCCGATCGGTGTCGGAGTTGCTGCTGTTGCGCAGCGATGTGCCGCGCTCGTTGCATGCCTGCATCGAGGAGTTGAGTCATATTCTTGCGGACTTGCCGGGCAGTTATGGGCGCACGGCGCAACGCCTGGCCGCTGAGTTCGAGGCGCGGCTGCGGTATACGGGGATTGATGAGATTCTGGAGGCCGGGCTGCATAGCCGGTTGACGGAGTTTATCGACACCGTGCGGGAGTTGGCGCAGGCGATTCACAGTTCGTATCTGGAAGTAATCTGA
- a CDS encoding nuclear transport factor 2 family protein — MSELSLNPHAAHSLQRWHAMLASADLSALPELLAPDAVFRSPMAHTPYPGAPVVAMILNTVFKVFEDFKYHRELATADGLSVVLEFSARVGDKQLKGIDLIRFNEQGQIIEFEVMIRPLSGLQALGEEMGRRLAPYLAKAKG; from the coding sequence ATGTCCGAACTCAGCCTGAACCCCCACGCCGCCCACAGCCTGCAACGCTGGCACGCCATGCTGGCCAGCGCCGACCTCAGCGCCTTGCCCGAGCTGCTGGCACCCGACGCCGTGTTCCGCTCCCCCATGGCCCACACGCCCTACCCCGGCGCACCGGTGGTGGCGATGATCCTCAACACCGTGTTCAAGGTCTTCGAAGACTTCAAATACCACCGCGAACTGGCCACCGCCGATGGCCTCAGCGTCGTGCTGGAGTTCAGCGCTCGGGTCGGCGACAAACAGCTTAAGGGCATCGACCTGATCCGCTTCAACGAACAAGGGCAGATCATCGAGTTTGAGGTGATGATCCGCCCCTTGAGTGGGCTACAGGCTTTGGGCGAAGAGATGGGCCGACGCCTTGCGCCCTATCTGGCTAAAGCCAAAGGCTGA
- the msrA gene encoding peptide-methionine (S)-S-oxide reductase MsrA: MRFFKYLPVLAIAVFVGQCAAFSLGPADDTVVIAPPALDTPATSSGLQTAVFAGGCFWGVQGVFQHVQGVKNAVSGYDGGAATTAQYDTVSEGNTGHAESVSVTYDPATVSYGKLLQIFFSVAHNPTELNRQGPDSGTQYRSAIFAQNAEQQTVAQAYIAQLDATKAFGKPIVTRIEMDKPFYPAESYHQDFLTENPSYPYIVINDLPKVAQLKKLFPEHYRAEPVLVKNQ; this comes from the coding sequence ATGAGATTTTTCAAGTACTTGCCTGTGCTTGCCATCGCCGTCTTTGTTGGCCAATGCGCAGCCTTCTCCCTCGGCCCGGCCGACGACACGGTCGTAATCGCGCCACCCGCCCTGGACACGCCCGCGACTTCAAGCGGTTTGCAAACTGCTGTGTTTGCCGGTGGCTGTTTCTGGGGCGTACAAGGGGTGTTTCAACATGTGCAAGGGGTGAAAAACGCCGTCTCCGGCTACGACGGCGGCGCAGCCACCACGGCTCAATACGACACCGTCAGCGAGGGCAACACCGGGCACGCCGAATCAGTGTCAGTGACCTACGACCCGGCCACTGTCAGCTACGGCAAGTTGCTGCAGATTTTCTTCTCGGTGGCCCATAACCCCACGGAACTCAATCGCCAGGGCCCGGACAGCGGCACCCAGTATCGCTCGGCGATCTTTGCCCAGAATGCCGAACAACAGACAGTCGCCCAGGCTTACATTGCCCAATTGGACGCTACCAAGGCTTTCGGTAAACCGATCGTGACCCGCATCGAGATGGACAAACCGTTCTACCCAGCGGAGTCCTACCATCAGGACTTCCTCACAGAGAATCCGTCCTACCCGTACATCGTGATCAACGACTTGCCCAAAGTGGCGCAGTTGAAAAAACTGTTCCCCGAGCACTATCGAGCCGAGCCGGTACTGGTGAAAAACCAGTAG
- a CDS encoding cytochrome c biogenesis protein DipZ: MWLLVLAYLGGVLTIVSPCILPVLPFVFARTGQPFLRSGLPLLAGMALTFAVVASLAAVGGGWVVQVNQYGRWLALLFVALFGLTLLLPRLAERLTRPLVAAGSRLSEAAGADAKPRPGASFLIGVATGLLWAPCAGPILGLVLTGAALQGASIGTTLLLLAYAAGAATSLALALLVGGKVFGLMKRSLGAGEWLRRGLGALMLAGVAAIALGLDTGILARLSTASTGGLEQSLVNQLSAPPAQKSGAMMMAANHSDTLPVEGTLPSLDGAVQWLNSPPLTAEALKGKVVLVDFWTYSCINCLRSLPYVKAWAEKYRDQGLVVIGVHAPEFAFERDVNNVTKAMKDLGITYPVAIDNNYKVWRAFNNQYWPAHYFADAKGQIRYHHFGEGDYAESERVIQQLLREAGATQVAGGLIEADAKGVEQAPDMNEVQSPETYLGFQRAEHFVTTGTLATDKVVNYPVAGNLALNDWTLEGQWNVGGQQATLAAAQGRIVYRFHARDLHLVLGPGADGKPVRFKVTVDGQAPGDAHGTDVAPDGSGTVTDQRLYQLVRQTGAIKDRTFTIEFFDPQVSAYAFTFG; this comes from the coding sequence ATGTGGCTTCTGGTTCTCGCTTACCTGGGCGGCGTGCTGACGATTGTCAGCCCGTGCATCCTGCCGGTTCTGCCTTTTGTCTTCGCTCGCACCGGGCAGCCGTTTTTGCGCAGTGGTTTGCCGCTGTTAGCGGGGATGGCCCTGACCTTCGCCGTGGTCGCCTCGCTGGCAGCGGTGGGCGGCGGTTGGGTGGTGCAAGTCAATCAGTACGGGCGCTGGCTCGCGTTGCTGTTCGTTGCACTGTTCGGGCTGACGCTGCTGCTGCCAAGGCTGGCCGAACGACTGACACGGCCGTTGGTGGCCGCCGGCAGTCGCCTGTCGGAAGCCGCAGGGGCCGACGCCAAGCCGCGGCCGGGCGCCTCGTTTCTGATCGGCGTGGCCACCGGGCTGCTATGGGCACCGTGCGCCGGTCCCATCCTGGGCTTGGTGCTAACGGGCGCCGCGCTGCAAGGCGCGAGTATCGGTACTACCTTGCTCTTGCTGGCCTACGCCGCCGGGGCTGCGACTTCCCTGGCTTTGGCGTTGCTGGTCGGCGGTAAGGTCTTTGGGCTGATGAAACGCTCGCTGGGCGCGGGGGAATGGCTGCGCCGTGGCTTGGGTGCGCTGATGCTCGCGGGTGTAGCGGCAATTGCCCTGGGCCTGGACACCGGAATCCTGGCGCGGTTATCGACCGCTTCCACTGGTGGCCTGGAGCAAAGCCTGGTTAACCAACTGAGCGCGCCGCCTGCGCAGAAGAGCGGGGCGATGATGATGGCCGCCAACCACAGCGACACCTTGCCGGTAGAAGGCACGCTGCCGTCTCTGGACGGCGCCGTGCAGTGGCTCAACTCCCCACCCCTGACCGCCGAAGCACTGAAAGGCAAAGTGGTGCTGGTGGATTTCTGGACTTACTCCTGCATCAACTGCCTGCGCTCCTTGCCTTATGTGAAGGCTTGGGCCGAGAAATACCGTGATCAGGGCTTGGTGGTAATTGGCGTACACGCGCCGGAATTCGCCTTTGAGCGGGACGTGAACAACGTCACGAAGGCCATGAAGGATTTGGGCATCACCTACCCGGTGGCGATCGACAACAACTACAAGGTCTGGCGCGCGTTCAACAACCAATACTGGCCGGCGCACTATTTTGCCGATGCCAAGGGCCAGATTCGCTACCACCATTTTGGCGAGGGTGATTACGCCGAGTCCGAGCGGGTGATTCAGCAATTGCTACGCGAAGCGGGGGCGACCCAGGTGGCCGGCGGTTTGATCGAGGCCGATGCCAAGGGTGTCGAGCAGGCACCAGACATGAACGAAGTGCAGTCGCCGGAAACCTACCTGGGCTTTCAGCGGGCCGAGCACTTTGTTACCACCGGTACGTTGGCCACCGACAAGGTGGTGAATTACCCGGTGGCCGGCAACCTGGCACTCAATGACTGGACCCTGGAAGGCCAGTGGAACGTCGGCGGCCAGCAAGCCACGTTGGCTGCCGCCCAAGGGCGGATTGTGTATCGCTTTCATGCCCGAGACCTGCACCTGGTGCTGGGGCCGGGTGCGGATGGCAAGCCCGTGCGATTCAAGGTCACGGTTGACGGCCAGGCGCCGGGGGATGCTCACGGTACAGATGTAGCGCCCGATGGCAGCGGTACAGTGACGGATCAGCGCCTGTACCAGTTGGTACGCCAAACGGGGGCGATCAAGGACCGGACGTTCACCATCGAGTTTTTTGATCCGCAGGTGTCGGCGTATGCCTTCACCTTCGGTTGA
- the msrB gene encoding peptide-methionine (R)-S-oxide reductase MsrB translates to MYSRRQLLLAGGGLGVAVLAGGLLQKINAAGTLISQAEAAESFEVSHTDAEWHSLLTAEQYAILRERGTERPYSSALNEEHRSGTFACAGCGLALFSSATKFDSHTGWPSFWQPLDNAVASHRDTSFGMQRNEIYCRRCGGHQGHVFDDGPRPTGLRYCMNGAAMTFVAA, encoded by the coding sequence ATGTATTCACGTCGACAGTTGCTGCTGGCCGGCGGTGGCCTTGGGGTCGCGGTGCTGGCGGGTGGCTTGCTGCAGAAGATCAACGCGGCGGGTACGTTGATCTCGCAAGCTGAAGCGGCCGAAAGCTTCGAGGTCAGCCATACGGATGCCGAGTGGCACTCCCTGCTGACGGCAGAGCAGTACGCAATCCTTCGGGAGAGGGGCACCGAACGGCCCTACAGCAGCGCACTGAACGAGGAACACCGCAGCGGTACATTCGCCTGTGCCGGCTGCGGTCTGGCGTTGTTTTCCTCCGCCACTAAATTCGACAGTCACACCGGCTGGCCAAGTTTCTGGCAACCGCTGGACAACGCAGTCGCAAGCCATCGCGACACGTCCTTTGGCATGCAGCGCAACGAAATCTACTGCCGTCGTTGCGGCGGTCATCAGGGCCACGTGTTCGATGACGGTCCACGGCCCACCGGCCTGCGCTATTGCATGAACGGCGCGGCCATGACCTTTGTCGCGGCTTAA